GACGCCTCATACGTGCGAGGGTGCCCGTCGTTCGGGAACGTCCACGCCACATGGGTGAGTGTGGCGTGGACGCACCCGCGCCGGTCCCACATGCTCAGGAGAGTAGGGAAGTAATTCTCCTCCGGGTAACACGTGTCCGACCGCACGCACGGCACGTTGAACTTCGGCCACAGCACGCGGTCACTCACGACGAGCCTCGCGTGCTTACGTGTCAAAGCCCAGAACTGGGACCCTATACGGAAATCCTCAAGCCTCACCGCGGGGAGCATAGCGTGAGTTCCACGCGCCGCCCACCGGTCGTATGATCCGGTTTCGTTTTTTAGAATCTCGATGAAGCTCTTGCCGGAGGTGGTGAGGGTGTGGTAGGTGAAGTTGAAGGAGTGGAGGGGGATGCAGGagggggagaggaggaggaacaTGTAGTTGGAAGAGTCGTCGATGAGGGCGCGTGCGAGGAGTCGACGCGCCGCCGCGGCGAGCGTAGGGGAGTTTCTGGCGGTGGGTTTTGATGGGATGAGGCGGTTGGAGAAGACGCCGGTGAAGGGTGGGTGGTAGTGGAAGGTGGGGTCGGCGTGGATGTAGATGTTGAAGAGGGTGGTCGGAGTTTGGTTGAAGTAAGCTTCCCAGAGGGGTGCGAATGGAAGTGGGGTGGTGGTGAGGAACATGAAAGCTAGTTTTCTCGCACGTGTGGTTTTCCGTTTGGCACGTGCGGCTATTCTGAACAAGGCCTCTTCAGGTGATAATTTGTTGGGTGGAATGAAATTGTTTGTGCGGTTTTGGGGTTGAATGGTGGctgtggcggcggtggtggtggtggtggaggtggaagtGGGGGTGGGTGTGGACGTGGTGGTGTATAAGATGGCAAGAGGCAAGCATAGAAGCAATGCACACAAGAGAGAAAGTGGGTTTGGTGATAGCATTGGCAAAAtggtttgttttcttttcttggtTTAATTATTTGGGATGAAGAAGTGGAACAGAATGCTAAATTGAATCAACATTATATGTTGTGAACAATGTTAGTGTAATAGTAAAACGCTTATGCATTTGTGTGCTTGAATTGAATTGTGATGTGATAGTACAAGACAATTGCTGAATGGAAACAgctagtgatgatgatgattcttgAGTTGAGTAACTTAGATGGAAAAGCAAGTGGAAGCAAGGAATGGAAGAAGGGGAGTTTAGACAGACACTTGTGTACTCTGCTCTCTAGATGCACACGTGGAAACCATGCCAATCTCCTCATTCTGCATGCACCTAAGAGTACAACACGTAGCACATGATGTTAAATAGTCAAACCTCAGTATGTTAAAGCAGTGTGAATGAAGAATGAATGTTGGAGAGACCTACTAACTTAATGTGATCTCTGAGATTTTAAGAAATTACTCTCATGAATGCTGGTCATTGAGATACCTTAGAAAACTAAATGATAAAATCTGTCTATTTAATGTGATCTCCGTGATTGTAGGGTATCAACTATCACTGACACTAGTTTTGACTTTGAGAAAGTCATAACAATAACAAGGGGAATCCAGAAATTTGGTATAAGAGTGTTGGTTTCAGGCTTTTCATGTGATAGAATCCAACCAACAGCCAACTGATAAATTCGTTTGTCAAATTAACTCTAATCATAAACACAAATTTCAACTCAAGGTCAATGTATGCTTATAATACCAGTTCTGAATGATTTAACTGATGGCAAAAATTATTAATGACTGCTCAAGGTCAACCAGCAAAAAACACTCCCACCCCAATTTGTTGTCAACGCACATGTGTTCTGTTGTAATTGGAATTGAgcaacagtaaaaaaaaaactatccaTTCTTAAAACCAGCATTGTTAAGATCAAAGAGTCGGACGGAAAGGGGAAAACTCTTCGTTCCCGGTTCTCCTGTAGCTGGATTCTCCAAAAGTTTTGCTACGGAAGGTAATTGTCATTAGGGACACTTATGTAGAATCAGCCATGTTTGTTTTATGCAATAGCTGTGGGATGTAAAGGTTTATACTTTGAGTTTAATGTCAGCCATGTTTGTTTTATGCAATAGCTGTGGGATGTAAAGGTTTATACTTTGAGTTTAATGGggatgcactgacagtgtaaaccatgtttacacagacatccaaaaTCAATCGTACCCAAATCTAACACTGGCTACCGTAATTCCACCATCGGTTCTCTTTTTTTTGAAGTCTTCATCGTCTCGTCCTTCTTTGTTCATTCAGCCTTCTCTATCTCCATATGAATATCCTCTCTCCCTCTattccattttcattttcttcgtTTTTACTTTAGGGTTGGGTCGGTGGATAATAATCAATTCAATTTTGGGTAATGGATCATGGGTACAAGTGGAGTGACAAATTTCTCAGACGCTACCAAAGCTATTGCTTTTGATTAGCAAACACAGTAGGTGAATTTGTGTTGAGGGTTGCCAGTTTTGGATACTGCAGGTCCTGCAACAAGGGAAACGTGCTATGTTTCTTTTCCCCTATTATTtctaaggcttaaataagtttttggtctctaacttttatcatattttggttttcgtccctcgccggagcaaaggtgggctttagtccctaacctttgccaaaagatttggttttcatccctccggagctctgggtcaacgccggagctccggtggcccatgtggcatggccacgtgggattaatgagctgacgtggaatttatttttattataaataaataaaaacctaataaatttttttataaaattgtttaaaattcaaaaaaaacttaatttaatcaaatctttaattttagtcctaaattttttaactctaatccttcatcattttcaccatctgcttataaaaaaatcaccttcaccatcttcatccatcatcttcaacaaaacCCAAAGATAAACTTTAatcctaaaaaataaaactcaaattaGATTTGTACTagacccagaattcttcaaacaattttcatttcctttcCCTCTTCAACCTCCTCAGAAACCCCTTCCCTCTTCAACCCCAAACCTACACTAGCTAACACGTACAGACATAGGGAGAGAGCGAGAGATCATGAGGGAACAATCTGCGAGAGAGGAACTAAAAGCGGTGGAGGTACGACACGACAACGACGATGGGTGGTCGGGGTTTCACGGCACAACGAAGGCGTTTAAGGTATTTGAGAGAAACCACCACCAACAACCAGAAACCTCCACCCTCATTctcatcctccttctttcaTCCTACCTCgaaaaccaccaccaccaatagCCAGAAACCCATGCTAATCAAACCATAAACAAGATTTTGTGGCAGATGAAGAAAAAGGCATTGCAAGTTGGGATTTTCATCTTATGTCGATGCCCATGCTGTTTGTGTTGTGCGGAAGTGGAAGGAGAATAATGGATTTGTTGTGGGATTGCAAGTTGGGGTTTTGTGACCGATTTTATATTTCTGGACTTTCTTCTCTTGTGTGTGATGCTATTGAATTGAAGAGGATAAAACAATGGTGATTAAAGAAAGGGGTAAATTGGGTGTGGGTCTGATGCTATTAGATTGAAGAAAGGGTTTATGTGAGAGATTAGTTTAGGTTAAATGGATTTTTTATTACcgagttaaatttttttttttaaaataaaaaattaacaccTGGGTTCATTAAtccacgtggccatgccacatgggccaccggagctccggtgtTGACCCAAagctccggagggatgaaaaccaaatcttttggcaaaggttagggactaaaacccatctttgctccggcgagggacgaaaaccaaatatatggtaaaggttagggaccaaaaacttatttaagcctatttctaactaaataaaatcatttttaaaattactttGATAAACTAATCATTTAATGATGTGGCAAAAAGAAGCATTTCTATTGGGTGACTGTGTAAACAtggtttacactgtcagtgtatTTCCATTAAACTCTTATACTTTATACAGAATTTAATTTCTGTTTCTCAACTTTCAAAACTAATTAGGTTTCCTTAAATTTTTTCTTGATATTTTGAGGTGAAGGACACTTATTTAGGTTGCCCTTATTGTATCCTCCATACTATCCACCTAACCGGGGGATAAGAGACATTTTGATATATACAAATGTTAGCACTCACTTTAAGATAAAAATGTACATAACTCTTCTAAATAAATTTAGATGAAAATTCATTGGACTCAACTCTTATCCAACATAAACATGAACTAGTTAGGCTTCTCAAAGTCCTCTTGTTAAGAAAGACAACATAGAAGCTGGAGTGGaggataatgatgatgatgaagtgcTATAATGGAAGTCAATCTGCAATTGTCTGTGAAGATAGGTACTTGAAACAGCCCATTTCTTCGTCTCCTCCTTCTCTAGTTGCCTTACTGGTATGGCAGCAAGAAAGCGTTTGATGAACTCTTTACAACACTCTTTTCCTCTGCAAACTACCTCTAAACTTTTCTCACTTTCTGCACTCCTAGCACCACCAACACTTGCCTTTAATGGTCCCTCTTCTTCTACTTCTCCATACATCACACAAGACTCATCAAACTTCAACATGAATGCTTGATTGCACCCCTCAAAAAGTCTCTCCCCCAATGAGTCAATGATGTAGTAAGCATCTGCTTCCAccttcaaaacaaagaaatgatCATTCCAACTCACTATGTAAACACCAACTACATTGGTATTTATCTCATCCCAAATCTCATCAAAAGACATTGCTCCTTTCAAGCAGTGGAACTTCTCAGGGGAGAAAAACCCTGTATATGATTTCTGAGGCAGAACAACCAAAGGTCTTAAATTGGCATCTATGATAGTTTCCAGATCAAAATGTTTATCTGGGAAGAGCTTTGAGTAGTAGTTGCTGTTGCAAAGCCTTCTCCATTCAGATGAACCTTGTGTGATGAGGCTGTCAAACTCTGCTCTTGTTGGCATACCCTTGTTGGAATGGAGCCAGTGTGCTATGAGTGCTACTAAGACAGTGCAGGCACTCTCACCAGAGGCTTTTTCGCTTCGTTGATCGAAAGAAGCGAAGAACACATTTGTTTTGAGCTTTGATTTCCCATCCCTGCTTGAGAATTCCTTCACTCCCCAGCTACTTGTACTGTCTTGAAGGTAAAATTGTAATGAATGTTCTTCTGATTTCTGCAGAAAGTTTATAGGACCATTAGTTAGTTGGCCTAAAAAAAGTGATGCTATGATAATTCTTATATATATTTGGATAGATTTATGAAAAAATATGGTTTTTGTAGGGTGTTATTCTGAAATATAATTGTCAGAATTGATTAGGTTCAATGCAAAGGCTATTCTTTTAAGATTTTAcgtagaattg
This is a stretch of genomic DNA from Lotus japonicus ecotype B-129 chromosome 1, LjGifu_v1.2. It encodes these proteins:
- the LOC130732171 gene encoding glycosyltransferase BC10, producing the protein MLSPNPLSLLCALLLCLPLAILYTTTSTPTPTSTSTTTTTAATATIQPQNRTNNFIPPNKLSPEEALFRIAARAKRKTTRARKLAFMFLTTTPLPFAPLWEAYFNQTPTTLFNIYIHADPTFHYHPPFTGVFSNRLIPSKPTARNSPTLAAAARRLLARALIDDSSNYMFLLLSPSCIPLHSFNFTYHTLTTSGKSFIEILKNETGSYDRWAARGTHAMLPAVRLEDFRIGSQFWALTRKHARLVVSDRVLWPKFNVPCVRSDTCYPEENYFPTLLSMWDRRGCVHATLTHVAWTFPNDGHPRTYEASEVCPELIRTLRRDRPRYGDDDGGGSGRRDPFLFARKFAPDAIEPLMGIADGVIFRD